One segment of Pontibacter akesuensis DNA contains the following:
- a CDS encoding DegT/DnrJ/EryC1/StrS family aminotransferase, with the protein MQPIPYFQFRDFPRGLEAQVQQALLDAVAGKQYVLGPQVQAFETEFAAFLGAGNAIGVGNGYDALVILLKALGVGAGDEVVVPANTFIATVNAVLQVGAMPVLAEPDVHTYNFTAESAAQYITPKTKAIIAVHLYGQVCDMDALQQLAQERNVFLLEDAAQAHGARYKNQFAGSFGHGAAFSFYPTKNLGALGDAGAVVSSHIDIADFARKYRNYGEAQKYSSEQVGINSRLDELQAAVLRVKLRHLQAMNSERQRLAEVYLQNLSQIGDLILPASAPHCGHVYHIFNIRTKHRNELQAWLRKQDVATAIHYPLPVHLQPAYTSLGYQPGDFPVAEELASTSLSLPLFPGLTKHEQQRVIAAIKQFYSTKH; encoded by the coding sequence ATGCAGCCGATTCCATACTTTCAGTTTAGAGACTTCCCGAGGGGTTTGGAGGCGCAGGTGCAGCAGGCGCTACTGGATGCTGTAGCGGGAAAGCAGTATGTGCTGGGGCCACAGGTGCAGGCTTTTGAAACAGAGTTTGCCGCATTTCTGGGAGCCGGAAACGCCATTGGCGTGGGCAACGGCTACGATGCGCTGGTTATACTTCTGAAAGCCTTGGGTGTGGGAGCAGGCGATGAAGTGGTGGTGCCGGCCAATACGTTTATCGCCACAGTGAATGCGGTGCTGCAGGTAGGGGCCATGCCTGTACTGGCTGAGCCGGATGTCCATACGTATAACTTCACTGCCGAAAGCGCTGCGCAATACATCACCCCCAAAACAAAAGCCATCATCGCCGTACACCTGTACGGGCAGGTGTGCGACATGGACGCACTGCAGCAACTGGCGCAGGAACGAAATGTTTTCTTATTGGAGGATGCTGCTCAGGCACACGGGGCCAGGTATAAAAATCAGTTCGCCGGAAGCTTCGGCCATGGCGCCGCCTTCAGCTTTTACCCAACCAAAAATCTAGGCGCTTTAGGCGATGCCGGCGCGGTTGTTTCTTCCCACATAGATATCGCTGACTTTGCGCGCAAGTACCGGAACTACGGCGAGGCGCAGAAGTATAGCTCGGAACAGGTGGGCATCAACTCGCGTTTGGATGAGTTGCAGGCGGCGGTGCTGCGGGTAAAACTCCGGCACCTGCAGGCCATGAACAGCGAGCGGCAGCGGCTGGCGGAGGTTTACCTCCAAAACTTAAGTCAAATCGGCGATCTTATACTTCCAGCTAGCGCCCCGCATTGTGGACATGTGTACCACATCTTCAACATCCGGACAAAGCACAGAAACGAACTGCAGGCGTGGCTGCGGAAGCAGGACGTTGCCACCGCCATCCATTACCCCTTGCCGGTGCACCTGCAGCCTGCCTATACTTCGCTCGGCTACCAACCCGGCGATTTTCCGGTGGCGGAAGAACTGGCCAGCACCAGCTTAAGTCTCCCGCTTTTCCCGGGGCTAACCAAACATGAGCAGCAGCGGGTAATAGCGGCAATCAAACAATTCTATAGTACGAAACACTAA
- a CDS encoding glycosyltransferase, protein MEQLPLVSIICLCYNHARFLRPALNSVLAQTYPNLEILIVDDCSTDGSVRIIQEYLQAYPQLRFISTKYNRGNTTAFNMGWRGSSGRFILDFATDDVLLPERVAQQVQLFQQLGPSYGVVYSDAEYISDDSAHLYFHSQKHLPALDGDVFAEVLRRYFICPPSMLIRREVFEELGGYDETLAYEDFDFWVRSARKYKYAYLPEVTTQRRVHNRSLSSGWYQKGNLLLASTVVVCRKAATLIKTQEEREALTVRLKYEARHAYLTGNRKEAGQFLEMLQQVAGKQVLYRFIEVLNKYNIDLGFLRELYYRLRHKS, encoded by the coding sequence ATGGAGCAGCTGCCATTGGTCTCGATTATCTGCCTGTGCTACAACCATGCGCGCTTTCTGCGGCCTGCCCTGAATTCTGTTCTGGCCCAGACGTATCCCAACCTGGAAATTTTGATTGTGGACGACTGCAGCACCGATGGCAGCGTGCGCATTATTCAGGAATACCTGCAGGCTTACCCGCAGCTGCGCTTTATCAGCACCAAGTATAACCGAGGCAACACTACCGCTTTTAACATGGGCTGGCGGGGCAGCAGCGGCAGGTTTATACTTGATTTCGCTACCGACGATGTGCTGCTGCCCGAGCGGGTGGCACAGCAGGTGCAATTGTTTCAACAACTTGGCCCCAGCTATGGTGTTGTGTATTCTGATGCCGAATACATCTCCGACGACTCGGCGCATCTGTACTTTCACAGCCAGAAGCACCTCCCTGCGCTGGATGGCGATGTGTTTGCCGAGGTGCTGCGGCGCTACTTTATCTGCCCGCCCTCCATGCTGATTCGCCGGGAGGTGTTCGAGGAACTGGGCGGCTATGATGAAACACTCGCCTATGAGGATTTTGATTTCTGGGTACGGTCGGCGCGCAAGTATAAATATGCCTATTTGCCGGAGGTTACTACCCAGCGGCGGGTGCACAACCGCTCGCTTTCCAGTGGTTGGTACCAGAAAGGCAACCTTTTACTGGCCTCCACTGTTGTGGTGTGTAGGAAAGCGGCAACGCTGATCAAAACACAGGAAGAACGGGAAGCCCTGACTGTCCGCTTGAAGTATGAGGCGCGACATGCCTACCTCACCGGAAACCGGAAGGAGGCCGGGCAATTCTTGGAGATGTTGCAGCAAGTGGCCGGGAAGCAGGTTTTGTACCGTTTTATCGAAGTGTTAAACAAGTATAATATCGACCTGGGTTTCCTTAGAGAGTTATATTACCGCCTACGGCATAAGTCGTAA